Within the Canis lupus familiaris isolate Mischka breed German Shepherd chromosome 26, alternate assembly UU_Cfam_GSD_1.0, whole genome shotgun sequence genome, the region TcctgcaggtggcaggtggggctGACCTCCATGGCTCAGCATTTGGAGGTACAGAGTCACATCCAGAAAACCACCCTGGTACCATCTAAACACGGTGCTTTACTGAATGTCAACCACACCCAAAGGAATTTACTTTTACAGAAGGGATCAAAATCATCAGACCAGAGCGAGGACAGGCTGGACATCAGAGTGAGTGGTAGGGTGGCCAGTGGAGAGACCACGCCAGCCCTGATGGGACCAGCTAGGGCACCTTCTCCATCATGATTGCTGGTCATAAATGAAAAAGTGAGTCCATCTGGCTGCTCCAGCAAGCAGAGTCTGTGACTGGATGCACTGCTCCCCTTCTCTCTCGTTACCCTGTCTGCCCTCACTGGGCACCCGGCCCTCAGCTCCCATACTGGGGAGATCACACACACTGGGGACCCCATCCTGGTGACTGCTGTCCATGCCCTGTCTTCTAGAGGACCCCGGCTTCTCACACTCCTCTACCTCCACGTACTCCTGGTCTCTATCAGGCCCAGGACCACAGTTCACAGCACCAAGGCTATTCACAGACCTCACAAGCACCTCTGAAACTAGTCTGGAATATAAAATCACAATCTCGGTGCTGCTGAAAAACCCAGACCACCTCCGTCTGAGGCTTCTGGGGTCCAGGGTGACCATGGGAAGAAGCAGAGTGTGAGCACCATCTACAACACAGACACCCATGTTTGCTCTGGTATATCTGGGTGCTATTTTGTCTCAGGGAAAAACTACCCTCTTCTGGTGGATGTAGGGTGGGGAGAACATCAATTTTCAGAAACCTGTAAGGAAAGGACTCAATCTGCAGACCTGCAAGTCTATAGACAATAGGCAACCTGACCCATGGCCTGAGAAAGTGTCGCTGGAGCACCATGGCTCTGTGGGGCTCACCTCTGGGTTAAGATGAACTCAGGAGGCTGTGCTGGGGTCTGTGTGAGTAGGAAGCTACCCGCCCGTTGCTCTATCTGGCCACCGCTGGTGCCTGCACCTTCTTCCAGGTACATACTCTGGGGGTTGCTAACAGGTGAGTCAGTGAATCctgcacagaaaaaaattccacagcCTGTGCTCAGAGGACGGAACACAACCCAAAGGCAGCACCACCATGGCCTCCACAGCAAGCACCAGCCCAGCCAGCTCTGAGCCCCAGTCATGACTGTTGATCTCCACAGCCTTTTTAGGCtcccagaaacaaaaacaaagtccaGTTTTGTGGACTTTgaattttgttctattgatccaTTCTTGATTGACAGTCCCGAGTGTCAAAGACAGCCTCCAAATCTGCCCCACACACAGTGCCACTGTGTGAGGACAAGGACGGATGTCCGCCCATGCCTGCCTCATGCTGGGGCATCAAAAGCTGGGCTGCCAGCCCTGGGCCACTGCCATTCCCACCTTTTACCTACACTTCACCATGATTTCATGGAAACGCAAGGTATCATGACCTTACCTCCCCCCTCTCTCCATGTAAAATTTTGCAGAgaattggggtacctgggtggctcagtggttgaccatctgcctttagctcaggctgtgatcacagggtcctgggatcaagtcccacatcaggctacttgcagggagcctgcttctccctttgcctgcgtctctgcctctctgtgtctctcatgaataaataaattctaaaaaaaatttttttgcagagAATATCTTACTCTATCTTTCACTCTTAGAGATAAGCCATCATGGATCTGATCAATTCTGGGTTGACAAACATATCAGAGCAAAGGAAGGTAAGAAGGAATGTCCATGTCTGCCCTGAGTCTACCAGGAAATAAACCTAGCGAGAGAGCCCCTGACCTCAGAACGAACAACGGGCCAGCTGGGCTGGGTTCCTCCGTCCTCTCTGCTGTCTGCCAGAGTGGCCACCTTCCTGCCAGCTACTTGATCACAGCTCGAAGGAACTTTCCTGACCATCCAGTATATGATCCTACCTCCACTTCCTGCTGTTTCCTCTTTTCTGCGGAACTCTAGAAATACCATGAGGTATGTCAAATACAGTTTAAGTGATTTGAGAATTTCTGGTTCGAACTTAAAAGATCACTTGGTTATATCTTCTTCCCCCAAGAGAAAGACAAGTAATAAGCCAAAAAccagaaatagggatccctgggtggcgcagcggtttggcgcctgcctttggcccagggcacgatcctggagacccgggatcgaatcccacgtcaggctcccggtgcatggagcctgcttctccctctgcctatgtctctgcctctctctccctctctctctgtatgactatcataaataaattttaaaaaattaaaaaaaaaaaaacaaaaaaaaaccaaaaactagaaataaagggacagtcaggggagagggagatgtcCCTAGTCTGCAGACCCAGGACACAGTCCAGTCCTATGTTGGAAGGTGGGGTACAGGTCAGATCCTGAGAATCATAAGGAGgctggcagggagggagcaggaaggaggggagggtccCATCTTGGTGTTCAGGCAGCCTGTCAGCTGGGAGGCTCACCCATTACCCCTTACACATGCTGGACCCAGTGAAGACCAGGTCCCCTCGTCCCAAGGTGAAGTTGGCCAGTAACCGCCCTATTGCAGCTTTGTTGGTAAATACATACAGGCAAACTGTAGGTCTCTGATAGCGGAAAAAACAGACAGCAAGAAATGAAGAGCAATATGGTCAAACCGATGTGCTGCCTCAAGAGCAGagtctgcagttacttcctccttCTGACCCCTCCTCCATCACACATCCCATGTTCCCACCTTCACACAACAAAGCATAGTTTTTGAAACTTCTATTGAGAAtactcaaaaatgtaaaaattaccGCATCTGTAAAAAGTAACACAATCCACAGTGaaaggaaaattcaaataaaaaacagCTAGGAATTCTCTTAAAGCATAATTGTCAAACTGGAATACTGAAAAACAGGTTTTAACACACTCAAAGAACATccaatgaaataggaaaagaaacataagaaGATAAGCATTCTGGGAGAATGGCCCAGGGTTTCCAACATTATTATAAGATTTGTGCTctaaagagaacaaagaacatGGGAAATGTTATCCAAAAAATAGACCTTAGAagagatactatttttttaaagactttacttattcatgagagacagagagaggggcagagacacaggcagagggagaagcaggctccatgcagggagcctgatgtgggtgggactcgatcctgggaccccaggatcacgacctgagctaaaagcagatgctcaactgctgagccacccaggcatcgctaaACACATATTCTTTAGAGATACTTATAGCTACAATAACTTAGATGAAACTAAGGAAATGGTATTTCAATCATGAGATGTGGTCAGCTGTCTTCTGTTGCAGCAAGTGGTGACAGGTAAGTCAGATAGCTGGAATGTGAGCGCAGGGGTGGCAGctgtctcatttaattttaactcTTTCCTCACTGTCTTACTTTTAGTCATAGACACATTTTACTTTTGCAAACTAGAAAAGTAGCAGAGTACTGACCCTTCCCATGCCCCTTCAGATGAGACCCAAGTAGCTGTTGCATCTTGTCGGGAAGAGCACAGTCTGTCTGCAGTGGACCCACCTGTGGAGTTGGGTTCACCAAGGGCAGTGATCGACACACCCACAGCGGCATCTGCAGGGTGCATCATGCAGTCCAACCCATGCCCATGGACCAGCTGCCCAGTCTGGAAGGAAACTTCCTTGGAGGACGCCAGTGCAAGGGACATCAGCCATGACTCAGGGGCAACCAGAGAAGGGTCCAGCATGTCACTGCCAGCAGtcagagggcagaggccagggcctgggcagaTGTGGGGCAGAGTGGCAGGATTGTGGCCAGGCCCCTCCTGATACATCTCACCACCCAGCAGAGACCTGGGAAAGACAGCAAACACCGTCCCTTGGAGGGCAAAGGCTGCCTCAGGCCAGGGAATAGAGGCCTAGGAGGAGACTTCAGCCCCAATGGAGAATCCAGGTTCCCAACACAACTCAGACACTCTTGGCTATAAGGCCACCATATCCCTAATCACATTGCTTTCACTATTCTACCTGCAGCTGCAAGGGTTTTGGAACACTTTAAAAATCCTATTACTGGAAACCTAAGACACATtagcaatttctttaaaaggacCGTCAATGAAGCATTGTTCCACCTACTGCGTGCAGGAAATGATCAGGAAGATCCTAGTCTTGGAGCAAATAACAATGGCTGGCCAATCAAAGGGCTGTTAGGCAGCAACTGCTAATAATTTAAAGACTCAATccctcgggcagcctgggtggcgcagcggtttagcgccgccttcagcccagggcctgaacctggagacctgggatcaagtcccatgtcgggctctctgcatggagcctgcttctccctctgcctgtgtctctgcctctctctctgtgtctgtgtctctcatgagtaaataaaatctttaaaagaaaaaaaagagaaagtacttGGACAGGGCCTTGTGCATTGTAGGAACTCAAGAAATGTTAGCAGTTAATGACTCTGTGAAATAGAAACCATacaaaataccagaaataaaaagaaacagcagcTATGGTTTGCCTTTAGGAAGTAAGCCTGCAAGTTTTTCTTCCCAACTGTTTTTGTCATTCTCCAGTATATCCATGACATCAGGCTGCGAGCCAGGCTCTGGGGCACAGGTGTCGGGTTCCCACTACAGATTCACAGATGTCTCTACTCTCGGCAATCACTAACCTGGTCCCACTGTCAGTCCCAACAATCACACACCTGCTCCAGGGCTGGCCAGCCATCCAGGATGAGGAAACTAAATAGAGTGATGGTCACATGGGCTGTTGGGGGCAGCAGTACCTGGGAGGCAATGGCTTCATTATAGTCTCATCTCCAGAAAAGTCTGGGGCCAGGGCCAGAGACTCCCAAGGCCCCTGAGTGGTCTCCCTGAACGGTACAGGCTCATCTTCCTCTGTTCCTGTGGGAAGTCAATCAGACAGGAGAGGAGGCTTGGTGATGCTGAGTCCAGCCTCCTCCTAGGTGCAGCCCCGCTGGCTAGAAAGGGTGTAGTGATGCCCTTCTGAATCATTACAATACTCTTTGTCccttaaatgtcttttttctgaAATCAAACCATAATTAAAGTCCAGGAACCCCCATGTCGCAGTGGCTGGCTCTTCCCAGGTCTGCTCAGGAATTCCAGGCTCTGGACACACAGAAACTTCTAAATGTAGAGCAGGGTCTTCCTAAGCCCAGCATGACCCCCAGCTTCAGTGACCCTGCTCACCTCGAGGTGACCTCCTGGAGTGCAGAAAGCAGTGGAGGGGCTCCCCCAACCCCAGACACAGTGACTGTGACCCCCAGCTTCAGTGACCTCCTGGACGTGCAGAGCGCAGTGGAGGGACTGTCCCCGGAAACAGTGGCCCCCAGAGGCCGCGAATCAGGAGCCACTCACCTGGCCACCGAGGCCCGTCCACGCAGCCAGGGCCCAGGTGGGGCTGTCCTGCGGGCCGGGGCAGGTCCGAACCCCTGCCCTTCGCCTTGGGGTCCTCTGCTGCGTCCACTGGCGCTGGCTCCAGGCGCTGGACAAGAGCCCTCTGGCGCCGCCGATAATTGGCGAACCAGTTGTACACTTGCTCTACCGTCAGGCTCGTCTCCAAGGCCAGGTGCTCCTGCCCCAAAACACCACAGCCTGTAGCCCCCTCCCATTCCCGGAGTGGCAGGGTTGCTGGCCCAGAGCCGTGGAGGGGGCGGTGGGAG harbors:
- the ANHX gene encoding anomalous homeobox protein isoform X3; translated protein: MQSFLRLLRDRGDAEPPLAELVTLAGRLCRDLQDDPAQVQPLVTAVLDSQLRLHLLDNADVALVCARVLAQQEQHQAACRVLEGCQVPGGSQELVQLWNDIHYRLVMKRLGVVALTPVQKFRCRKRNPPPPSLCPGGLKSRNFPREVRQKLHDFASGVSPNPSKVEREHLALETSLTVEQVYNWFANYRRRQRALVQRLEPAPVDAAEDPKAKGRGSDLPRPAGQPHLGPGCVDGPRWPGTEEDEPVPFRETTQGPWESLALAPDFSGDETIMKPLPPRSLLGGEMYQEGPGHNPATLPHICPGPGLCPLTAGSDMLDPSLVAPESWLMSLALASSKEVSFQTGQLVHGHGLDCMMHPADAAVGVSITALGEPNSTGFTDSPVSNPQSMYLEEGAGTSGGQIEQRAGSFLLTQTPAQPPEFILTQSLLELAPGPSFSSRISTVDLGQPLPSSQVQWPDGQASSDAFWGARMLLELSGGSLG